Proteins encoded in a region of the Rhizobium sp. CC-YZS058 genome:
- a CDS encoding nicotinate-nucleotide adenylyltransferase: MPHVEPGMRVGLFGGSFNPPHQGHALVAELALQRLGLDQLWWMVTPGNPLKSRRELAPLAERIALSEAIVPSPRVRVTAFEAAFGQSYTAQTLDRIKARNPAIRFVWIMGADNLRDFHRWQRWQHIARTFPIAVIDRPGATLAYLSSKMAKTFDYARVDEDHARALAFRKAPAWTFIHGPRSSLSSTALRKARR; the protein is encoded by the coding sequence ATGCCGCATGTCGAGCCCGGCATGCGTGTCGGCCTGTTTGGCGGCTCCTTCAATCCGCCGCATCAGGGCCATGCCCTGGTGGCGGAGCTGGCCCTGCAGCGGCTCGGCCTCGATCAGCTCTGGTGGATGGTCACGCCCGGCAATCCGTTGAAAAGCCGCCGCGAGCTGGCGCCGCTTGCCGAGCGGATTGCGCTCAGCGAGGCCATCGTGCCGAGCCCGCGCGTCCGGGTCACGGCCTTCGAAGCCGCGTTCGGGCAAAGCTACACGGCGCAGACGCTCGACCGCATCAAGGCCCGCAACCCCGCCATCCGCTTCGTGTGGATCATGGGCGCCGACAATCTGCGCGACTTCCACCGCTGGCAGCGCTGGCAGCATATCGCCCGCACCTTCCCCATCGCCGTCATCGACAGGCCGGGCGCAACGCTTGCCTATCTCTCTTCCAAAATGGCGAAGACCTTCGATTATGCCCGTGTGGATGAAGACCATGCCCGGGCGCTCGCCTTCCGAAAGGCGCCGGCCTGGACCTTCATCCACGGGCCGCGCTCGTCACTGAGCTCGACCGCCCTGCGAAAGGCGAGGCGCTGA
- a CDS encoding glutamate-5-semialdehyde dehydrogenase: MLEDARKREIQDLMAAIGRQARDAARPLAIAAPEQKEMALLSMAAAIRSRKAEILTANALDLEAARETGVASAFLDRLTLTEARIADMARAIEEIAGLPDPVGTVIAAWDRPNGLKIERVRTPLGVIGVIYESRPNVTADAGALCLKAGNAVILRGGSDSLNSSRAIHACLVEGLQAAGLPDHAIQIVPVADRGAVGAMLSGLNGAVDVIVPRGGKSLVARVQAEARVPVFAHLEGLCHVYVDASADLDMALKIVVNAKMRRTGICGSAETLLIDRTDAERLVPPLVAALIGAGCEVRADADVRTIVPGLIAATEEDWATEYLDAIIAVALVDGISGAIAHISRWSSAHTEAIIAEDEAAVARFFTEIDSAILLHNASTQFADGGEFGMGGEIGIATGKMHARGPVGVEQLTSFNYRVRGTGQVRP; this comes from the coding sequence ATGCTTGAGGATGCGCGCAAGCGGGAAATCCAGGACTTGATGGCCGCAATCGGCCGCCAGGCGCGTGACGCGGCCCGGCCGCTCGCCATCGCCGCACCGGAGCAGAAGGAAATGGCGCTGCTTTCCATGGCCGCCGCGATCCGCAGCCGCAAGGCCGAGATCCTGACCGCCAATGCACTCGATCTCGAGGCCGCACGGGAGACCGGCGTCGCCAGCGCCTTTCTCGACCGCCTGACGCTGACCGAAGCGCGCATTGCCGATATGGCGCGGGCGATCGAGGAGATTGCCGGCCTGCCGGATCCGGTCGGAACCGTGATCGCCGCCTGGGACCGTCCCAACGGGCTGAAGATCGAGCGGGTCCGCACGCCGCTCGGCGTCATCGGCGTCATCTATGAAAGCCGTCCCAATGTCACCGCCGATGCCGGGGCGCTCTGCCTCAAGGCCGGCAATGCCGTAATTTTGCGCGGCGGCTCGGACAGTCTTAATTCGTCTCGCGCCATCCACGCCTGCCTGGTCGAAGGCCTGCAGGCCGCAGGTCTGCCGGACCATGCCATCCAGATTGTGCCGGTGGCCGATCGCGGCGCTGTCGGCGCCATGCTGAGCGGCCTCAACGGCGCGGTGGATGTCATCGTGCCGCGCGGCGGCAAGAGCCTGGTTGCCCGCGTCCAGGCCGAAGCGCGCGTGCCGGTCTTCGCCCATCTCGAAGGGCTCTGCCATGTCTATGTCGATGCGTCCGCCGATCTCGACATGGCCCTCAAGATCGTCGTCAACGCCAAGATGCGGCGCACGGGCATTTGCGGCTCGGCCGAAACGCTGCTGATCGACCGCACCGATGCCGAGCGGCTGGTGCCCCCGCTCGTGGCCGCGCTGATCGGCGCAGGCTGCGAGGTGCGGGCGGACGCGGATGTGCGGACGATCGTGCCCGGCCTCATCGCCGCAACCGAGGAGGACTGGGCGACCGAATATCTCGATGCGATCATCGCCGTAGCTCTGGTCGATGGGATTTCCGGGGCCATCGCCCATATCTCGCGCTGGTCGTCGGCGCATACGGAGGCGATCATTGCGGAAGACGAGGCAGCCGTCGCCCGCTTCTTCACCGAGATCGATTCGGCGATCCTGCTCCACAATGCCTCCACCCAGTTTGCCGATGGCGGCGAGTTCGGCATGGGCGGGGAGATCGGGATTGCCACCGGAAAGATGCATGCGCGCGGTCCGGTCGGCGTCGAGCAGCTGACCTCCTTCAACTACCGCGTCCGCGGTACCGGTCAGGTGCGGCCCTGA
- a CDS encoding S41 family peptidase → MIRRASLVLVGALMGATAMSVVYTAAVPAVAANPSTYRELSIFGDVFERVRAQYVTPPQDDKLIENAINGMLSSLDPHSSYMNATDAEDMRTQTKGEFGGLGIEVTMENDLVKVTSPIDETPAARAGVLAGDYISKIDGQDVRGLKLEEAVDKMRGAVGKPIKLTLLRKGADKPIELTIVRDVIAVRAVKFRVEGDVGYLRVISFTEKTFDDLKAGIEKIKAQVPADKLKGYVLDLRLNPGGLLDQAINVSDAFLEQGEVVSTRGRNADETRRFSATPGDLTDGKPVVVLVNGGSASASEIVAGALQDLKRATVLGTRSFGKGSVQTIIPLGEAGALRLTTALYYTPSGKSIQGTGITPDIKVEQPLPPELLGKVENTSESSLRGHIQGQNETEEGSGSVAYVPPEAKDDIQLNYALDLLRGKKSDPAFPAAQKKAELTP, encoded by the coding sequence ATGATTCGTAGGGCTTCACTTGTTCTGGTCGGGGCATTGATGGGGGCGACCGCGATGTCCGTCGTCTACACCGCTGCCGTTCCGGCCGTCGCCGCCAATCCCTCGACCTATCGCGAGCTGTCGATCTTCGGCGACGTCTTCGAACGCGTCCGCGCCCAGTATGTGACGCCCCCGCAGGACGACAAGCTGATCGAGAATGCCATCAACGGCATGCTGTCCTCGCTCGATCCGCATTCGAGCTACATGAATGCCACCGATGCCGAAGACATGCGCACCCAGACCAAGGGTGAATTCGGCGGGCTCGGCATCGAAGTGACGATGGAGAACGATCTCGTCAAGGTCACGAGCCCGATCGATGAAACGCCGGCCGCCCGCGCGGGCGTGCTCGCCGGTGACTATATTTCGAAGATCGACGGCCAGGACGTGCGTGGCCTGAAGCTGGAAGAGGCGGTCGACAAGATGCGCGGCGCCGTCGGCAAGCCGATCAAGCTGACGCTTCTGCGCAAGGGCGCCGACAAGCCGATCGAACTGACGATCGTGCGTGACGTGATCGCCGTGCGCGCCGTCAAGTTCCGCGTCGAAGGCGATGTCGGCTATCTGCGTGTCATCTCCTTCACCGAAAAGACCTTCGACGACCTGAAGGCCGGGATCGAGAAGATCAAGGCGCAGGTTCCAGCCGACAAGCTCAAGGGCTATGTGCTCGATCTCCGCCTTAATCCGGGTGGTCTGCTCGATCAGGCGATCAACGTGTCGGATGCCTTCCTCGAGCAGGGCGAAGTGGTGTCCACCCGCGGCCGCAATGCCGACGAGACCCGCCGCTTCAGCGCCACCCCCGGCGACCTGACGGACGGCAAGCCGGTGGTCGTGCTCGTCAATGGCGGTTCGGCCTCGGCGTCGGAAATCGTCGCCGGCGCGCTGCAGGACCTCAAGCGTGCCACCGTGCTCGGCACCCGGTCCTTCGGCAAGGGCTCGGTCCAGACCATCATCCCGCTCGGCGAGGCCGGCGCGCTGCGTCTGACGACGGCGCTCTATTACACGCCGTCCGGCAAGTCGATCCAGGGTACCGGCATCACGCCGGACATCAAGGTCGAACAGCCGCTGCCGCCGGAGCTGCTGGGCAAGGTGGAGAACACCAGCGAGTCGAGCCTGCGCGGCCATATCCAGGGCCAGAATGAAACCGAAGAGGGCTCCGGCTCGGTCGCCTATGTGCCGCCGGAGGCCAAGGACGACATCCAGCTCAACTACGCTCTGGATCTGTTGCGCGGCAAAAAATCCGACCCGGCCTTCCCGGCTGCACAGAAGAAGGCCGAGCTGACGCCGTGA
- a CDS encoding DUF2794 domain-containing protein, whose product MTDQPDLPRGEGASGSDAVVVDLKAYKSAKDPLPITFHRRELDQILWVYGRMVGEGEWRDYALDHLRDKAVFSVFKRAGELPLYRIEKCPRLAAKQGAFSVVNTHGMILKRGHELAPVLKVFDKLLKVVKG is encoded by the coding sequence ATGACCGATCAACCGGATTTGCCGCGAGGCGAAGGAGCATCCGGGTCCGACGCTGTCGTCGTCGACCTCAAAGCCTATAAGAGCGCCAAGGACCCCCTTCCCATTACCTTCCATCGCCGCGAACTCGACCAGATCCTCTGGGTCTATGGCCGAATGGTCGGCGAGGGCGAGTGGCGCGACTATGCGCTCGACCACCTGCGCGACAAGGCCGTGTTCTCGGTCTTCAAGCGCGCCGGCGAACTGCCGCTCTACCGCATCGAGAAATGCCCACGCCTCGCCGCCAAGCAAGGCGCCTTCAGCGTCGTCAACACCCACGGCATGATCCTCAAACGCGGCCACGAACTGGCACCCGTGTTGAAGGTGTTCGACAAGTTGCTGAAGGTGGTGAAGGGGTGA
- a CDS encoding murein hydrolase activator EnvC family protein, with translation MNSPDPSATPVAPDPAARLQQQRDNTRIELDALSRTISLSQERAQALETEIAEIEKTNSDLRAALIASADKRKGLEQQISDGEQRLRILRGQQEGVHASLRARRGVLAEVLAALQRMGRNPPPALLVTPDDALASVRSAILLGAVVPGIRQETRKLADDLQALADLGRKVEDEKVALTTAMAGRLEEEQRMRLLMAEKDKLKGQNAAELLAERRKAEQLAGQATSLQGLIGSLEQQIGSVRAAAEAARAEEAERQRMSEAEREAARQLAEQAVPDKNRIAPAYAFADLQKKLALPAAGSVLARFGDEDGTGHALQGMMLGTEAGALVTAPADGWIVFAGAFRSYGQMVILNPGNGYHVVLSGMTEVSVQQGQFVVAGEPLGAMGAKRVASATALALETDRPTLYIEFRKDGKPVDSRPWWTASDTGKARNDS, from the coding sequence TTGAATTCTCCCGACCCTTCGGCAACCCCGGTGGCGCCGGATCCGGCTGCACGACTGCAGCAGCAGCGTGACAATACGCGGATCGAACTCGATGCGCTTTCCCGCACCATCAGCCTCTCCCAGGAACGGGCTCAGGCGCTGGAAACAGAGATCGCTGAGATCGAGAAGACCAATAGCGACCTGCGCGCGGCCCTCATCGCCTCGGCCGACAAGCGCAAGGGGCTGGAGCAGCAGATTTCGGACGGCGAGCAGAGGCTGAGGATCCTGCGTGGCCAGCAGGAGGGCGTTCATGCCTCGCTGCGGGCGCGCCGCGGGGTTCTGGCCGAAGTTCTGGCCGCGCTGCAGCGCATGGGGCGCAACCCGCCGCCCGCGCTCCTGGTAACGCCGGACGATGCGCTCGCCTCGGTCCGCAGCGCCATTCTGCTCGGCGCCGTCGTGCCGGGGATCCGTCAGGAGACCCGCAAGCTTGCCGACGATCTGCAGGCGCTGGCCGATCTCGGCCGGAAGGTCGAAGACGAGAAAGTCGCTCTGACGACCGCCATGGCCGGCCGGCTGGAGGAAGAGCAGCGCATGCGCCTGCTGATGGCGGAAAAGGACAAGCTGAAGGGCCAGAACGCCGCCGAGCTTCTGGCCGAGCGGAGGAAGGCCGAGCAGCTGGCCGGGCAGGCCACCAGCCTGCAGGGCCTGATCGGCAGCCTGGAGCAGCAGATCGGTTCCGTTCGTGCCGCCGCGGAGGCCGCCCGTGCCGAGGAGGCCGAGCGCCAGCGCATGTCCGAGGCCGAGCGCGAGGCCGCGCGGCAACTGGCCGAACAGGCAGTGCCCGACAAAAACCGCATTGCCCCGGCATATGCCTTCGCAGACCTGCAGAAGAAGCTTGCGCTTCCCGCGGCCGGTTCCGTGCTCGCCCGTTTCGGCGACGAGGACGGCACGGGCCACGCGCTCCAGGGCATGATGCTCGGCACGGAAGCGGGCGCCCTGGTTACGGCGCCGGCGGATGGGTGGATCGTCTTTGCAGGGGCATTCCGCAGTTATGGACAGATGGTCATCCTCAATCCCGGCAACGGCTATCACGTTGTTTTGTCGGGGATGACCGAGGTGAGCGTCCAGCAGGGACAGTTTGTCGTGGCCGGCGAACCCTTGGGCGCCATGGGCGCGAAGAGAGTGGCGAGTGCAACAGCATTGGCGCTGGAAACCGACCGGCCAACGCTTTACATTGAATTCAGAAAAGACGGTAAACCGGTCGATTCCCGACCCTGGTGGACCGCATCAGACACCGGAAAGGCACGAAATGATTCGTAG
- the rlmH gene encoding 23S rRNA (pseudouridine(1915)-N(3))-methyltransferase RlmH gives MKLSLFAVGRLKAGPEKDLATRYLDRFAKAGPAIGLELGRQVEVAESRASSSDSRKREEAGLLDKALPEGCLLVLLDERGKLLDSPAFADLLGGWRDGGKREVMIAIGGADGLDPALHARADAVLCLGRMTWPHQLVRILLAEQLYRAVTILSGHPYHRV, from the coding sequence ATGAAACTTTCGCTCTTTGCCGTCGGACGGCTCAAGGCCGGTCCGGAAAAGGACCTCGCCACCCGCTATCTCGACCGCTTTGCCAAGGCGGGCCCGGCCATCGGGCTGGAGCTTGGCCGGCAGGTGGAGGTGGCGGAAAGCCGCGCCTCCTCCAGCGACAGCCGCAAGCGTGAGGAAGCCGGCCTTCTGGACAAGGCGCTGCCCGAAGGCTGCCTGCTGGTGCTCCTGGACGAGCGCGGCAAGCTGCTCGATTCGCCGGCCTTTGCCGATCTCCTCGGCGGCTGGCGGGATGGCGGCAAGCGCGAGGTGATGATCGCCATTGGCGGCGCAGACGGGCTCGATCCGGCGCTTCATGCGCGCGCCGATGCCGTGCTCTGTCTCGGCCGGATGACCTGGCCGCATCAGCTCGTCCGCATCCTCCTTGCCGAGCAGCTCTATCGTGCCGTGACGATCCTGTCCGGCCACCCCTATCATCGCGTTTGA
- the rsfS gene encoding ribosome silencing factor, which yields MVQGCLSWKGKTLTTLHAKGNVTRIFPKGTDRSDDAASRVLQLVLESLEDSKAEDIVTIDIAGKSALGDYMVVVSGRSNRHVAAITDHLVSDLKDEGYGNARVEGLEAADWVLIDSGDIIIHVFRPEIREFYNIEKMWAAPDMEDGTRH from the coding sequence GTGGTCCAAGGTTGTCTTTCTTGGAAAGGGAAAACTCTGACAACACTCCACGCCAAGGGAAATGTTACGCGCATCTTCCCGAAAGGCACGGACCGTAGCGACGACGCTGCGTCCCGCGTCCTTCAATTGGTCCTCGAAAGCCTCGAGGACTCGAAGGCAGAAGATATCGTCACGATCGACATTGCCGGAAAATCGGCGCTGGGCGACTACATGGTGGTCGTGTCCGGGCGGTCGAACCGTCATGTCGCGGCGATCACCGATCATCTCGTTTCCGACCTGAAGGACGAGGGCTACGGCAATGCCCGCGTCGAAGGTCTGGAAGCAGCCGATTGGGTGCTCATTGACAGCGGCGATATCATCATCCATGTCTTCCGCCCGGAAATCCGCGAGTTCTACAACATCGAAAAGATGTGGGCGGCGCCGGACATGGAAGACGGAACGCGCCACTAG